The Portunus trituberculatus isolate SZX2019 chromosome 19, ASM1759143v1, whole genome shotgun sequence genome contains a region encoding:
- the LOC123506199 gene encoding zinc finger and BTB domain-containing protein 41-like isoform X3, translating into MAVMNKALTLIRVKYWQEDIDAPKMGNTDVISEELPFNYKYDVSFGEINSTRDTADSLIRVPSPVEATLHNVTHGGDHSNMNHQEPHTTASSLPASSLTPEDLDAGDHESDPEDTEYSSDDDLAFWQKMKRHAKQRNKKLYRKKFFHKYSQDQSNSRNSPVNSQIDQNLRSTREDNETSNKVSSVVKRSGNDDWITDDEDDDDDHENIDLAFKREWEEKRLPHNSKEKNFVCSICGKAYSKPSFLRAHIVRNHKEHEEAKRYPHFCPHCRKVYVREKDLMKHQQQFSGPCEICGVVLGCSDLFWAHRRDHDSVCKVCNKEFTKMSSLYIHMKIEHSKNPLSCSVCDKRFHCESLLKKHFTNIHDNLTVRKTITKCDKCDFSAKTQRALRIHQGLVHGLKPDLFPCKKCKKTFSTQVTYKNHIATHRKRSIICPLCSEKFTSEDELQTHRISVHEVSDSVGSGKETLSSHLDSSHLSQYACALCNITLGSNEDMSQHMHKYHDMDIDSPREIRLQIERVHLSEIDKNAKGVWVVGSEETYPQELDKPTTRDLSTHFGSSSDKSSLLVPASAMPPNVNVVEVIGVQYHVVREDQQH; encoded by the exons AGTATGATGTCAGCTTTGGGGAAATCAATAGTACCCGAGATACAGCAGACTCCTTGATTCGAGTTCCCAGTCCTGTGGAGGCCACATTACATAATGTAACTCATGGAGGAG ATCACAGCAACATGAACCACCAAGAGCCACACACTACGGCATCCTCCTTACCAGCTTCTAGTCTGACTCCTGAAGATCTTGATGCAG gTGATCATGAAAGTGACCCAGAAGACACTGAGTATAGTTCAGATGATGATCTTGCTTTCTGgcaaaagatgaaaagacatgcaaaacaaaggaataaaaagttatatagaaaaaaattttTCCACAAGTATTCTCAGGATCAGAGTAATTCAAGAAACTCTCCAGTGAACAGTCAGATTGATCAAAATTTGCGATCAACAAGAGAAGATAACGAGACATCTAATAAAGTGAGCAGTGTTGTGAAGAGATCAGGAAATGATGATTGGATaactgatgatgaagatgatgatgatgatcatgaaaACATTGACTTGGCTTTcaagagagagtgggaagagaaaCGTCTTCCACACAACAGTAAGGAGAAGAACTTTGTATGCAGCATTTGTGGGAAGGCATATTCAAAGCCCAGTTTCTTGAGAGCACATATTGTCAGAAATCacaaagaacatgaagaagccAAGAGGTACCCACATTTTTGTCCACATTGTAGGAAAGTTTATGTCAGAGAGAAAGATCTGATGAAACACCAACAGCAATTCAGTGGGCCATGTGAAATATGTGGAGTGGTGCTGGGATGCAGTGATCTGTTTTGGGCACACAGAAGAGATCATGACAGTGTATGTAAAGTGTGCAACAAGGAATTCACAAAAATGAGTTCATTATACATCCACATGAAGATAGAACACTCAAAAAATCCATTATCTTGCTCAGTCTGTGATAAACGATTCCATTGTGAATCCTTATTGAAAAAGCATTTTACAAACATACATGATAATCTTACAGTACGAAAAACAATAACCAAATGTGACAAGTGTGATTTCTCAGCTAAGACACAAAGGGCTCTAAGAATTCACCAGGGTTTGGTCCATGGTCTGAAACCTGATTTGTTTCCTTgtaagaaatgtaaaaagacaTTTAGCACTCAGGTAACTTATAAAAATCACATTGCCACCCACAGAAAAAGAAGCATTATTTGTCCTTTGTGTTCTGAAAAATTTACATCAGAGGatgaattacaaacacacagaataTCTGTCCATGAAGTTTCTGATAGTGTAGGTAGTGGAAAGGAAACACTATCAAGCCATCTAGATAGCAGCCATTTGTCACAGTATGCATGTGCCTTATGTAACATAACATTGGGCAGTAATGAAGACATGTCTCAGCACATGCACAAGTATCATGACATGGACATAGATTCTCCCAGGGAAATAAGACTACAAATTGAACGTGTCCATCTTTCAGAAATTGACAAAAATGCTAAAGGTGTGTGGGTTGTAGGCAGTGAGGAGACATACCCTCAGGAGCTAGACAAACCCACAACCAGAGACTTGTCCACACACTTTGGCAGCTCCAGTGATAAGTCATCTTTGCTTGTGCCAGCCAGTGCAATGCCTCCAAATGTGAATGTGGTGGAGGTTATTGGAGTGCAGTACCATGTTGTCAGGGAAGACCAACAGCATTAA